The proteins below come from a single Streptomyces sp. M92 genomic window:
- a CDS encoding PhzF family phenazine biosynthesis protein, which yields MTTNVTHPEVLRYTAFSGSPDGGNPAGLVLDAAGLDDCDMLAVAAELGYSESAFLTAPPEGLGGQEGRAYGIRYFSPKAEVPFCGHATVAAAVALAERIGPGELVFATPAGTVPVEVTEEGGSLRATLTSVEPHVEQIADADLAEALAALGWPAADLDPAFPPRIAFAGARHLVLAAATRARLADLAYDFARLEALMHRLDLTTVQLVWRESATVFHVRDPFPVGGVVEDPATGAAAAAFGAYARELGLVPEDTVLTLHQGEDLGRPGELTVTLRAGDRRVRVSGAGTRIG from the coding sequence ATGACGACGAATGTGACGCACCCCGAGGTGCTTCGCTACACCGCCTTCTCCGGCTCCCCCGACGGCGGGAACCCTGCCGGTCTCGTCCTGGACGCCGCCGGCCTCGACGACTGCGACATGCTGGCCGTCGCCGCCGAACTCGGTTACTCGGAGAGCGCGTTCCTGACCGCGCCCCCGGAAGGGCTCGGCGGCCAGGAGGGACGTGCGTACGGGATCCGCTACTTCAGCCCCAAGGCCGAGGTGCCGTTCTGCGGGCACGCCACCGTCGCGGCCGCCGTCGCACTGGCCGAGCGGATCGGGCCCGGGGAGCTGGTGTTCGCGACGCCCGCCGGCACCGTACCGGTGGAGGTCACCGAGGAGGGCGGATCGCTCCGCGCCACGCTCACCAGCGTCGAACCGCACGTCGAGCAGATCGCCGACGCCGACCTCGCGGAGGCGCTCGCGGCGCTCGGCTGGCCGGCCGCCGATCTCGACCCGGCGTTCCCGCCCCGGATCGCGTTCGCCGGCGCGCGCCATCTCGTGCTCGCGGCGGCGACGCGCGCCCGCCTCGCGGACCTGGCATACGACTTCGCACGTCTGGAGGCCCTGATGCACCGCCTGGACCTGACCACGGTCCAGCTGGTGTGGCGCGAGTCGGCCACCGTCTTCCACGTCCGTGACCCGTTCCCCGTCGGCGGCGTCGTCGAGGACCCGGCGACCGGCGCCGCGGCCGCCGCGTTCGGCGCGTACGCCCGGGAGCTGGGTCTCGTACCCGAGGACACCGTCCTCACCCTGCACCAGGGCGAGGACCTGGGCCGGCCCGGCGAGCTCACGGTCACGCTGCGCGCGGGTGACCGGCGGGTACGGGTGAGCGGCGCGGGAACCCGGATCGGCTGA
- a CDS encoding alkaline phosphatase family protein, with protein MVQPAAWDTDPEPLPVDSAPVPEYGSGSLADLLPTLAAGLGVPGTTAGITELTPADRNCVFLIDGLGWEQLRAHPEDAPFMSSLLSSSRGGTGRPITAGYPATTATSLASVGTGLPPGAHGLPGYTVRNPDTGELMNQLRWQPWTVPGAWQPYPTVFELAHRAGVHAAQVSSPTFANTPLTKVALSGGAFHGRLSGEDRMDLAAEQLAGADRALVYTYYAEVDGAGHRFGVDSDTWRGQLAHVDRLVQRLAEQLPPRSALYVTADHGMIDVPFDEDHRIDFDEDWELKAGVALLGGEGRARHVYAVPGAQSDVLTCWREVLGEQFWVASRDEAIEAGWFGPRIDDRVYARIGDVIAAARDDVLLVASEREPKESSMVGNHGSMTPAEQLVPLLEVRS; from the coding sequence ATGGTCCAGCCCGCCGCCTGGGACACCGACCCGGAACCGCTCCCCGTCGACTCCGCCCCCGTACCCGAGTACGGCAGCGGATCCCTCGCCGACCTGCTGCCCACCCTGGCCGCCGGCCTCGGCGTCCCCGGCACGACGGCGGGCATCACCGAGCTGACCCCCGCCGACCGCAACTGCGTGTTCCTCATCGACGGCCTCGGCTGGGAGCAACTGCGCGCCCACCCCGAGGACGCCCCCTTCATGAGCTCGCTGCTCAGCAGCTCACGCGGCGGCACCGGACGTCCGATCACCGCCGGCTACCCGGCGACCACCGCGACCTCCCTAGCCTCCGTCGGCACCGGCCTGCCACCGGGCGCCCACGGCCTGCCCGGATACACGGTGCGCAATCCGGACACCGGCGAGCTGATGAACCAGCTGCGCTGGCAGCCGTGGACCGTGCCGGGCGCCTGGCAGCCGTACCCCACCGTCTTCGAACTCGCCCACCGCGCGGGAGTGCACGCCGCCCAGGTCTCCTCCCCGACCTTCGCGAACACCCCGCTGACCAAGGTCGCGCTCAGCGGCGGCGCGTTCCACGGCCGGCTGTCCGGCGAGGACCGCATGGACCTCGCCGCCGAGCAGCTGGCCGGCGCCGACCGCGCCCTCGTCTACACGTACTACGCCGAGGTCGACGGCGCCGGACACCGCTTCGGCGTCGACTCCGACACCTGGCGCGGCCAGCTCGCCCACGTCGACCGGCTCGTCCAGCGCCTCGCCGAGCAGCTGCCGCCGCGCAGCGCCCTGTACGTCACCGCCGACCACGGCATGATCGACGTGCCCTTCGACGAGGACCACCGCATCGACTTCGACGAGGACTGGGAGCTGAAGGCGGGCGTCGCCCTCCTCGGCGGCGAGGGCCGCGCCCGGCACGTGTACGCGGTCCCGGGCGCGCAGAGCGACGTGCTGACCTGCTGGCGCGAGGTGCTCGGCGAGCAGTTCTGGGTGGCGTCGAGGGACGAGGCGATCGAGGCGGGCTGGTTCGGCCCCCGCATCGACGACCGGGTGTACGCCCGCATCGGCGACGTGATCGCCGCCGCGCGGGACGACGTCCTGCTCGTCGCCTCGGAGCGGGAGCCGAAGGAATCCTCGATGGTCGGCAACCACGGGTCGATGACCCCCGCCGAGCAACTCGTCCCGCTGCTCGAAGTACGCTCCTGA
- a CDS encoding sulfurtransferase — protein sequence MNAIISASELADELAGGDPPVLLDVRWQLSTAGAAGAPPFDGRAEYAAGHLPGAVFVDLDKELASAAGTGGRHPLPDVAEFGTAMRRAGVSAGRPVVVYDGGQGWAAARAWWLLRWTGHPNVRVLDGGLPSWEAPLSTDVPVPAEGDFTPEPGAAGLLDADGAAALARSGVLFDARAGERYRGEVEPIDPVGGHIPGAVSAPTTDNVAADGRFLPAGELRARFASLGADGDGAVGVYCGSGVSGAHEVLALAVAGIPAALYVGSWSEWSADPERPVAVGPDPQ from the coding sequence ATGAACGCCATCATCTCCGCATCCGAACTCGCCGACGAACTGGCGGGCGGGGACCCGCCCGTCCTGCTCGACGTCCGCTGGCAGCTGAGCACGGCCGGGGCCGCCGGTGCCCCGCCGTTCGACGGCCGGGCCGAGTACGCCGCCGGGCACCTCCCCGGCGCGGTCTTCGTCGACCTGGACAAGGAACTCGCCTCGGCCGCGGGTACCGGCGGCCGGCACCCGCTGCCGGACGTGGCGGAGTTCGGCACGGCGATGCGCCGGGCCGGCGTGTCGGCGGGTCGGCCGGTCGTCGTGTACGACGGCGGACAGGGGTGGGCGGCGGCCCGGGCCTGGTGGCTGCTGCGCTGGACGGGTCACCCGAACGTGCGGGTCCTCGACGGCGGGTTGCCGTCCTGGGAGGCGCCGTTGTCGACGGACGTCCCCGTCCCCGCGGAGGGAGACTTCACGCCGGAACCGGGGGCGGCGGGCCTGCTGGACGCCGACGGGGCGGCCGCACTCGCCCGGTCCGGCGTGCTGTTCGACGCCCGCGCGGGGGAGCGGTACCGAGGCGAGGTCGAGCCGATCGACCCGGTCGGCGGTCACATCCCGGGCGCCGTGTCCGCGCCCACGACGGACAACGTGGCGGCTGACGGCCGCTTCCTGCCGGCTGGCGAACTCCGCGCACGCTTCGCCTCCCTCGGCGCCGACGGGGACGGTGCGGTGGGTGTGTACTGCGGCTCGGGCGTGTCGGGAGCCCACGAGGTGCTGGCGCTGGCGGTGGCGGGCATCCCGGCGGCGCTGTACGTGGGTTCGTGGTCGGAGTGGTCGGCGGACCCGGAGCGGCCGGTCGCCGTGGGACCCGATCCCCAGTAG
- the sepH gene encoding septation protein SepH, with amino-acid sequence MPELRVVAVSNDGTRLVLKAADSTEYTLPIDERLRAAVRGDRPRLGQIEIEVESHLRPRDIQARIRAGATAEEVAQMAGIPVDRVRRFEGPVLAERAFMAERARKTPVRRPGENSGPPLGEAVQERLLLRGADKDTVQWDSWRRDDGTWEVLLVYLVAGEPHSASWTYDPPRRLVQAVDAEARTLIGETDDLAAPEPSVPFVPRIARLPRDRPLDRTLDREQRERPSLPPPPPSEPDEETVATASAERERDSLTSLLEAVPSFRGDLVVPERAPEPAEEPVEEPEVEEPPATAASAGSAYADVLMPRSVGSHRDRLTGSTDRQAEADGVRPGRRAAVPSWDEIVFGTRRKKQE; translated from the coding sequence ATGCCCGAACTGCGTGTCGTGGCCGTCTCGAATGACGGCACACGGCTGGTGCTGAAGGCTGCGGACAGCACGGAGTACACGCTTCCGATCGACGAGCGGCTCCGGGCCGCCGTGCGCGGCGACCGTCCCCGCCTCGGCCAGATCGAGATCGAGGTGGAGAGCCATCTCCGCCCCCGCGACATTCAGGCGCGTATACGTGCCGGCGCGACCGCGGAAGAGGTCGCCCAGATGGCCGGCATCCCCGTCGACCGCGTACGGCGCTTCGAGGGCCCCGTGCTCGCCGAGCGCGCGTTCATGGCGGAGCGGGCCCGCAAGACACCCGTCCGCCGTCCCGGCGAGAACTCGGGGCCGCCCCTCGGCGAGGCCGTGCAGGAGCGGCTGCTGCTGCGCGGCGCCGACAAGGACACCGTCCAGTGGGACTCCTGGCGCCGCGACGACGGCACCTGGGAAGTACTGCTGGTCTACCTGGTCGCGGGCGAACCCCACTCGGCGAGCTGGACCTACGACCCGCCCAGGCGCCTCGTCCAGGCCGTCGACGCGGAGGCGCGCACGCTGATCGGCGAGACCGACGACCTCGCCGCGCCCGAGCCCAGTGTCCCGTTCGTCCCGCGCATCGCCCGGCTGCCGCGCGACCGGCCGCTGGACCGTACGCTCGACCGGGAGCAGCGGGAGCGGCCGAGCCTGCCCCCGCCCCCGCCGTCGGAGCCGGACGAGGAGACCGTGGCCACGGCCTCGGCCGAACGCGAACGCGACTCGCTCACCAGCCTGCTGGAGGCGGTGCCGAGCTTCCGGGGCGACCTGGTGGTGCCCGAGCGCGCGCCCGAACCGGCTGAGGAGCCCGTCGAGGAGCCCGAGGTGGAAGAGCCTCCGGCCACCGCCGCGTCGGCCGGTTCCGCCTACGCCGACGTGCTCATGCCCCGCTCCGTGGGCAGCCACCGCGACCGCCTCACCGGCTCCACGGACCGCCAGGCCGAGGCCGACGGAGTACGGCCGGGCCGCCGGGCGGCGGTCCCCAGTTGGGACGAGATCGTGTTCGGGACACGGCGGAAGAAGCAGGAGTAG
- a CDS encoding D-arabinono-1,4-lactone oxidase yields the protein MSSTRTAHGTASGKNGTWRNWGGNVSVRPAREVTPASVEELAEAVRGAADEGLRVKAVGTGHSFTSIAATDGVLIRPRFMTGIRRIDRDAMTVTVEAGTPLKRLNLALAREGLSLTNMGDIMEQTVSGATSTGTHGTGRDSASIAAQIRGLEMVTADGSVLTCSERENADVFAAARIGLGALGVVTAITFAVEPAFLLTAREEPMPFERVLAEFDELWAENEHFEFYWFPHTGNTNTKRNNRSAGPEQPVGRLKGWFEDEFLSNGVFQAANWVGRAAPATVPAIARISSKALSARTYTDTPYKVFTSPRRVRFVEMEYAVAREAVAETLRELKAMVDRSPLRVSFPVEVRTAPADDITLSTASGRDSAYIAVHMFRGTPYQAYFTAAERIFTAHEGRPHWGKLHTRDAEYFSRVYPRFGEFTALRDRLDPDRLFRNDYLRRVLGP from the coding sequence TTGAGCAGCACACGCACGGCACACGGGACGGCGAGCGGGAAGAACGGCACATGGCGTAACTGGGGCGGCAACGTCTCCGTGCGCCCCGCGCGGGAGGTCACTCCCGCCTCCGTCGAGGAACTGGCCGAGGCCGTCCGCGGGGCGGCGGACGAGGGGCTGCGGGTCAAGGCCGTCGGCACCGGCCACTCCTTCACGTCCATAGCGGCGACGGACGGCGTGCTCATACGCCCTCGGTTCATGACCGGGATCCGCCGCATCGACCGCGACGCGATGACCGTCACCGTCGAGGCCGGCACCCCGCTCAAGCGCCTCAACCTGGCCCTCGCTCGGGAGGGCCTGTCGCTGACGAACATGGGCGACATCATGGAGCAGACGGTGTCCGGGGCCACCAGCACCGGCACCCACGGCACCGGCCGCGACTCCGCCTCCATCGCCGCCCAGATCCGGGGTCTGGAGATGGTCACCGCTGACGGGTCGGTGCTGACCTGTTCCGAGCGGGAGAACGCCGACGTCTTCGCCGCCGCCCGGATCGGCCTGGGGGCGCTCGGTGTCGTCACCGCGATCACCTTCGCCGTCGAGCCGGCCTTCCTGCTCACGGCCCGCGAGGAGCCGATGCCCTTCGAGCGGGTCCTCGCCGAGTTCGACGAACTGTGGGCCGAGAACGAGCACTTCGAGTTCTACTGGTTCCCGCACACCGGAAACACGAACACCAAGCGCAACAACCGCAGCGCCGGTCCCGAGCAGCCGGTGGGCCGGCTGAAGGGCTGGTTCGAGGACGAGTTCCTGTCCAACGGCGTCTTCCAGGCGGCCAACTGGGTCGGCCGCGCGGCGCCCGCCACCGTCCCGGCGATCGCCCGGATCTCCAGCAAGGCGCTCTCCGCGCGGACGTACACGGACACTCCCTACAAGGTCTTCACGTCCCCGCGCCGGGTGCGGTTCGTGGAGATGGAGTACGCCGTCGCGCGCGAGGCCGTCGCCGAGACGCTGCGTGAACTGAAGGCGATGGTGGACCGGTCCCCGCTGAGGGTGAGCTTCCCGGTCGAGGTGCGCACGGCCCCGGCGGACGACATCACGCTGTCCACCGCGTCGGGCCGCGACAGCGCGTACATCGCCGTCCACATGTTCCGGGGGACGCCCTACCAGGCGTACTTCACCGCGGCGGAGCGCATCTTCACGGCCCACGAGGGCCGGCCGCACTGGGGCAAGCTGCACACCCGGGACGCCGAGTACTTCTCCCGGGTGTATCCGCGCTTCGGCGAGTTCACGGCGCTGCGGGACCGTCTTGACCCTGACCGTCTGTTCCGGAACGACTACTTGCGCCGGGTTCTGGGGCCGTAG
- a CDS encoding thymidine kinase encodes MPELVFFSGTMDCGKSTLALQIEHNRSARGLAGMIFTRDDRAGEGKLSSRLGLVTDAVEVEDGQDLYAYLVDHLSQGGRADYVIADEAQFLAPEQIDQLARVVDDLGVDVYAFGITTDFRSKLFPGSQRLVELADRVEVLQVEALCWCGARATHNARTVGGVMVVEGAQVVVGDVAHSADEVGYEVLCRRHHRRRMTAAASRAAALSPDVLPVSSA; translated from the coding sequence ATGCCCGAGCTGGTGTTCTTCTCCGGAACGATGGACTGCGGGAAGTCGACACTGGCTCTCCAGATCGAGCACAACCGCTCGGCGCGCGGTCTGGCCGGCATGATCTTCACCCGGGACGACCGTGCGGGCGAGGGCAAGCTCTCCTCGCGCCTCGGCCTGGTCACCGACGCGGTGGAGGTCGAGGACGGCCAGGACCTGTACGCCTATCTCGTCGACCACCTCTCCCAGGGCGGACGCGCGGACTACGTGATCGCGGACGAGGCGCAGTTCCTCGCGCCGGAGCAGATCGACCAGCTCGCGCGCGTGGTCGACGACCTCGGCGTCGACGTGTACGCCTTCGGCATCACCACCGACTTCCGCTCCAAGTTGTTCCCCGGCTCCCAGCGACTGGTCGAACTCGCCGACCGCGTCGAGGTGCTCCAGGTCGAGGCCCTGTGCTGGTGCGGCGCCCGCGCCACGCACAACGCCCGGACGGTCGGCGGCGTCATGGTCGTCGAGGGCGCCCAGGTGGTCGTCGGCGACGTCGCCCACTCCGCCGACGAGGTCGGCTACGAGGTGCTGTGCCGACGCCACCACCGGCGCCGGATGACGGCGGCGGCGTCCCGCGCGGCGGCGCTGTCACCTGACGTGCTGCCGGTGTCCTCCGCCTGA
- a CDS encoding VOC family protein: MSDARGSADRNGETNARRAPGTPCWVSLMVHGPAATHDFYGALFGWEFRPGPQQLGPYARALLDGREVAGIGQLPPDRHLPIAWTPYFASDDVDRTAETVRLCGGTVGVGPLDAGEAGRLAIGSDPSGAVFGVWQAAAHLGTAVTGVPGTPAWNELVTYESASVAKFYETVFGFELVPEDTADRDYVTLRLDGRPVAGIHGVGGALPRDRGPHWVTYFQVADAEESLEHLTALGGHVLEPAGDSAHGRVAMVADPEGARFAVLQGGRDRATDAPDNRRESHPRG; this comes from the coding sequence ATGAGCGACGCACGGGGGTCGGCCGACCGGAACGGCGAGACGAACGCCCGGCGCGCACCCGGCACACCCTGCTGGGTGAGTCTGATGGTGCACGGGCCGGCCGCGACCCACGACTTCTACGGAGCTCTGTTCGGCTGGGAGTTCCGGCCCGGTCCCCAGCAACTGGGCCCCTACGCACGGGCGCTGCTCGACGGGCGGGAAGTGGCCGGCATCGGCCAACTGCCCCCGGACCGGCACCTTCCCATCGCCTGGACGCCCTACTTCGCCTCCGACGACGTCGACCGGACGGCCGAGACGGTACGCCTGTGCGGTGGCACCGTCGGCGTGGGCCCGCTGGACGCCGGCGAGGCCGGCCGCCTGGCCATCGGCTCCGACCCCTCGGGGGCCGTCTTCGGCGTCTGGCAGGCGGCGGCCCACCTCGGCACGGCGGTCACGGGAGTCCCGGGCACACCGGCGTGGAACGAGCTGGTGACGTACGAGTCGGCGAGCGTCGCCAAGTTCTACGAGACCGTGTTCGGCTTCGAACTGGTCCCGGAGGACACGGCCGACCGCGACTACGTGACCCTGCGGCTCGACGGCCGTCCAGTCGCCGGCATCCACGGCGTCGGAGGCGCCCTGCCGCGCGACCGGGGACCGCACTGGGTGACGTACTTCCAGGTGGCCGACGCGGAGGAGTCCCTGGAGCACCTCACGGCGCTGGGCGGCCACGTCCTCGAACCGGCCGGGGACTCCGCCCACGGCCGGGTGGCGATGGTGGCGGATCCGGAGGGGGCGCGGTTCGCGGTGCTGCAGGGCGGGCGGGACCGGGCCACGGACGCCCCGGACAACCGCCGGGAATCACACCCGCGTGGGTGA